The sequence below is a genomic window from Dermacentor albipictus isolate Rhodes 1998 colony chromosome 2, USDA_Dalb.pri_finalv2, whole genome shotgun sequence.
AGAAGAGCGCGGTTGAAAATCATCCTCGCAAACCCATTACTACAATGCCCGATAAGAAGGACCAGGGTGCGCCCGCACAAGATATGTGCAACATTATTGCCCAGCTGACCGCGCTGCTCGAGCATCAGACAAACATAACTCCAGAAGCCAGTTTCCATTTGCGGCTCGCTGTGCCTACATATGAAGGGCACACAGATACGAAATCGGTGGCGGACTTCCTTCAGGAAATGGAAGATTACCGCAATGCGCAAGCCATTACGGATGACGTTCTTCTTCAGCGCGTTTTGCCCGTCGCCCTGACTGGGTCCGCCGCCCGCTGGCGTCGTCGCCAGTCCTTCCAAAGTTGGGCGCACTTTGAGCAGCTACTGCGAGCAGAATTCCTCCCCCCCGACTACGTTGTGCGCATGAAAGACGAGCTTCGCGCCCGTAGTCAGGCGGAGGAGGAAAGCCTCCTCGAATACATACCGTCCTTTCAGGAGCTTTACGAGCGCGCAGATCCTTCAGCACCCGAAACGGAAAGATTCACCCGGGCAATCCGGCAAGCTCACCCTCGCTTCCAGGCTTATCTAAGGGGCCGCACCTTCTCTTCGCTCGACGATCTCGTTAAAGCGGCGTCCGATATTCAGGCGGCGATGTTGGCAGAGCTAACTTACCAGCCTCCACCCCCGCCTCAAGCCTCCCTCGAGCCGTCTTGCGCGTGGCACGGTTCTCAGATTGCAAGCCCGGGGAATATGGTACCGCCTCCAAGGGCGCTGGACCCATTCACTCACCGCACCTTTGCCACCCAGGTACCTTTCCGGCCTCCGGTCCCGGAACCTGTCACAACGTTGCGAGGCACTCGGGGCCGCAGCAGGCCTGTAGTGGCTGCCGCCCAATCAGGCGCAGCAGATACACGCAGGAGCATTCCAGTCTGCTTCCAGTGTGGAGGACGAGGCCACTACAAGAGCCAGTGCCCGAGCCCCCCTGGCTCGGGCACTGGCTACGGAAAGGTGCCAGCTCCAGGGAAAGGTGCCAGCTCCAGGCAAAGGTGCCAGGGAAGCCGGAAGTAGAATCACTGAGCTGCACCACCGGAACAATAACCGCAGTCTTGTGTGGACCGTTTAttgttcttcacatccagcagccaATAGAAAGCGGCaaaagcttcctttcgatcaggcttgttgctacacacctgatgtggctgcagtcatcctaagcgttgtcgtgaaagaaACGGCGCTTGTGGCGATGTGGAGGCGTggaagccagcgcgagaaatgcGAGTATTGCTTGTATAAGTGGAATTGACGTAGTAACGTTTATTTAAATTGTTGAACTGCTTACTGAGTGTTGCGAAATAAAGTGATAAAAAATCAATTATACACCACTCTGGAAgtgccgggatttgaacccgggacttctcacatgcgaagcgagcgctctaccactgagctacacccccggaacaataaacgcagtcttgtgtggaCCGTTTATGgttcttcacatccagcagccactagaaagcggaaaaagcttcctttcgatcaggcttgttgctacacacctgatgtggctgcagtcatcctaagcgttgtcgtgaaagaaACGGCGTTGTGGTGATGTGTAGGCGTggaagccagcgcgagaaatgcaagtattgcttgtttaagtggaattgacgtagtatcgtttATTTAAATAGTTGGATTGCTTACTAAGTGTTGCGAAATAAAGTGATTAGAAATAAATTATACACCAcactggaggtgccggggtttgaacccgggacttctgacatgcgaagcgagcgctccATCAGTGAGCTacaccccccttttttttatttattgccggtcttcgacattGTACAAAGAAAATCATACAGAACACAATTACAATACACACTTAACAAATACAAAACATTTTGAAAGGATATACATGCCATCAGTCCTATAAGGACTGGCGTTGTCGAATTAAAATTCTTTCAATGCTGTCAGAGGTTCTATCCTACACAGCCATTCGGGTACAcattcttgtattttctttatttcaatgaaacgAGACATGCTTTCGCGGAAATACGTACGCGCAGGCCTAGCGTCCGGGTCGCAGTAGTACCCAGACATCCTTGCACGCCATAAAGTGTGAAGGCCCTTGAGCATTATTAGGTCGAAGGGGACCCCGTCGTCATTCGTTACCGCTAAGTACCTGATGCCATGCGGATTTAACGGTAACTCCTTCTTCATTGTTCTTTGTAGgacatcccagaagaacactccGGCCCAGCAATGCAAAAAGACATGGTCTATTGTTTCTGGTTGCTTGCAAA
It includes:
- the LOC135903172 gene encoding uncharacterized protein codes for the protein MPDKKDQGAPAQDMCNIIAQLTALLEHQTNITPEASFHLRLAVPTYEGHTDTKSVADFLQEMEDYRNAQAITDDVLLQRVLPVALTGSAARWRRRQSFQSWAHFEQLLRAEFLPPDYVVRMKDELRARSQAEEESLLEYIPSFQELYERADPSAPETERFTRAIRQAHPRFQAYLRGRTFSSLDDLVKAASDIQAAMLAELTYQPPPPPQASLEPSCAWHGSQIASPGNMVPPPRALDPFTHRTFATQVPFRPPVPEPVTTLRGTRGRSRPVVAAAQSGAADTRRSIPVCFQCGGRGHYKSQCPSPPGSGTGYGKVPAPGKGASSRQRCQGSRK